The following proteins come from a genomic window of Coffea arabica cultivar ET-39 chromosome 11c, Coffea Arabica ET-39 HiFi, whole genome shotgun sequence:
- the LOC113718440 gene encoding tyrosine decarboxylase 1-like: MGSFNIHPDFQNEFSYATSPLDPEEFRRQGHMVIDYLADYYQNIEKYPVRSQVEPNYLKSHLPDSAPCNPEPIENILRDLQKHIIPGLTHWQSPSHFALFPCATSTAGFLGEVLSTGFNVVGFNWISSPAATELENIVMDWFGKLLKLPGSFLFSGGGGGVLQGTTCEAMLSTLVAARDQMLRKIGRNNIGKLVVYLSNQTHFSFQKAAQIAGINPSNFRVISTTKDDEFSLCPNSVGSATIADVEGGLVPLYLCATVGTTLSTAVDPLGPICNIAEEYDMWVHVDAAYAGSACICPEFRHFLDGVEGANSFSLNAHKWFFSSLDCCCLWVKDPSALIKALSTKPEILRNQATDSKQVVDYKDWQINLSRRFRALKLWLVLRSYGVVNLQKFIRGHVNMAKHFEQLAAMNKRFEIVVPRKFSLVCFRISPSAMNQNCKILSTEEDVNLINQKLVESLNASGHVYMTHGVIGGIYFIRFAIGGPLTDYRHVDMAWTLIEDHADASLKAS, encoded by the coding sequence ATGGGAAGTTTCAACATCCATcctgatttccaaaatgaattCTCCTATGCCACGAGTCCTCTAGATCCTGAAGAATTCAGAAGGCAAGGCCACATGGTCATAGACTACCTGGCTGATTATTAccaaaatattgaaaaatatcCAGTTCGAAGCCAAGTAGAGCCAAATTATCTCAAGAGTCATTTGCCTGATTCAGCTCCATGTAACCCTGAACCCATTGAAAATATCCTACGTGATCTGCAAAAGCATATCATTCCAGGGCTTACTCATTGGCAAAGCCCTAGCCATTTTGCTCTTTTCCCATGTGCTACTAGCACTGCCGGATTCCTTGGGGAAGTGCTAAGCACAGGTTTTAATGTTGTCGGTTTTAACTGGATATCATCCCCAGCCGCGACAGAGTTAGAGAATATTGTCATGGATTGGTTTGGAAAATTGCTAAAGCTTCCAGGTTCCTTCCTATttagtggtggtggtggaggagtTCTACAGGGAACAACCTGTGAAGCCATGTTATCCACCCTTGTTGCTGCTAGAGATCAAATGTTGAGAAAAATTGGGAGGAATAATATTGGAAAGTTGGTTGTTTATCTGTCTAATCAAAcacatttttctttccaaaaagcaGCCCAAATTGCTGGCATAAATCCCAGTAATTTCCGAGTCATTTCCACCACAAAGGATGACGAGTTTAGCCTTTGTCCAAATTCTGTAGGTTCTGCAACTATTGCGGATGTTGAAGGTGGACTAGTCCCCTTGTACTTGTGTGCTACAGTTGGGACTACTTTATCAACTGCTGTTGATCCACTGGGACCAATATGCAACATTGCTGAGGAATATGATATGTGGGTTCATGTTGATGCTGCATATGCAGGAAGTGCTTGTATTTGCCCAGAATTTCGCCATTTTCTTGATGGAGTTGAGGGTGCAAATTCCTTTAGCCTTAATGCACACAAATGGTTCTTTTCTTCCCTGGATTGCTGCTGCCTTTGGGTGAAGGACCCGAGTGCACTTATAAAGGCTTTGTCCACAAAGCCTGAAATATTGAGGAACCAGGCGACCGATTCTAAGCAAGTTGTGGATTACAAAGATTGGCAGATAAATTTGAGCAGGAGATTCAGAGCCTTGAAACTTTGGCTTGTACTAAGAAGTTATGGCGTGGTTAATCTTCAAAAATTCATAAGGGGCCATGTCAATATGGCTAAACATTTTGAACAGCTAGCGGCCATGAACAAAAGGTTTGAAATTGTTGTCCCTAGGAAATTTTCTCTGGTTTGCTTCAGGATTTCTCCATCAGCAATGAATCAGAATTGCAAGATATTAAGTACTGAAGAAGATGTGAACCTAATTAATCAAAAACTTGTTGAGTCCTTGAACGCTTCTGGCCATGTTTACATGACTCATGGTGTAATTGGAGGAATCTATTTTATCAGGTTTGCTATTGGGGGTCCCCTTACGGACTATAGGCATGTGGACATGGCATGGACTTTAATAGAGGACCATGCAGATGCCTCGCTGAAGGCCTCCTGA